In the Clostridium beijerinckii genome, one interval contains:
- a CDS encoding MATE family efflux transporter produces the protein MNKQNRLGEMGVGKLLLEFSIPAVIGMLVNTLYNIIDRIFIGHIEGIGELAMAGVGITMPIMFIILAFGMLIGIGTATKVSIKLGEHDKEGAERLLGNAFTLIIIIGVLLTLFGHIFANPLLKAFGASENIIGYGEDFIRVIISGCIFNLMSFGLNHSIRSDGSPKIAMASMLMSAIINIILDPIFIFGLGLGVKGGALGTVVAQAISSIWILYYFTKGSSVLKIRRKNLKLEKDAVLSIFAIGVSPFSMQLAQSAVQVITNNSLQSYGGDLAVGAMTIVNSLAMIFLMPIFGLNQGLQPIIGYNFGARKYDRVKQAVKYGVITATIIVVIGFIIIEGIPETLVKIFNNESSLIEVTAHGMRIFLIMLPFIGAQIIITNFFQSIGRVKISMFLSLLRQVIILIPCLIIIPRFKGLDGVWIAGATSDILSVIITLIVFVKTSKDLMGNGKEQKVILEN, from the coding sequence ATGAATAAGCAGAATAGATTAGGAGAAATGGGTGTAGGAAAATTGTTGCTTGAGTTTTCAATCCCTGCCGTTATAGGAATGTTAGTTAATACATTATATAACATAATAGATAGAATATTTATTGGGCATATAGAAGGCATAGGTGAACTCGCCATGGCTGGTGTTGGAATTACAATGCCAATAATGTTTATAATTTTAGCATTTGGTATGTTAATCGGAATAGGTACAGCTACAAAAGTGTCAATAAAGCTTGGAGAGCATGATAAGGAAGGGGCAGAAAGGCTTCTAGGAAATGCGTTTACATTGATAATAATAATTGGTGTATTGTTAACGTTGTTTGGTCATATATTTGCTAATCCGCTTTTGAAAGCATTTGGAGCGAGTGAAAATATTATAGGTTATGGTGAAGATTTTATAAGGGTAATTATTAGCGGTTGTATATTTAATTTGATGAGTTTCGGTTTGAATCATTCAATTAGAAGTGATGGAAGCCCAAAAATAGCAATGGCGTCTATGCTAATGAGTGCTATTATAAACATCATCTTAGATCCAATATTTATATTCGGTTTAGGCCTTGGAGTTAAAGGAGGAGCCCTTGGAACTGTTGTTGCGCAGGCAATAAGCAGTATATGGATTTTATATTATTTCACAAAGGGATCTAGTGTACTTAAGATAAGAAGGAAAAATTTAAAATTGGAAAAGGACGCAGTTTTAAGTATTTTTGCTATAGGGGTCAGTCCATTTAGCATGCAGCTTGCACAAAGTGCAGTTCAAGTAATAACTAATAATTCATTGCAGTCATATGGTGGTGATTTAGCTGTAGGAGCAATGACTATAGTGAACAGCTTAGCTATGATATTTTTAATGCCTATATTTGGATTAAATCAGGGTCTTCAGCCTATAATAGGTTATAATTTTGGTGCAAGAAAATATGATAGAGTTAAGCAAGCAGTAAAATATGGAGTTATTACAGCTACAATAATAGTGGTAATAGGATTTATAATAATTGAGGGAATTCCAGAAACATTAGTTAAGATTTTTAATAATGAATCATCGCTTATAGAAGTAACTGCTCATGGAATGAGAATATTTTTAATTATGCTGCCATTTATAGGAGCGCAAATTATAATTACGAATTTCTTTCAATCAATAGGAAGAGTAAAAATATCGATGTTTTTAAGCTTATTGAGACAGGTAATAATATTAATTCCATGTCTTATAATAATTCCAAGGTTCAAAGGATTAGATGGAGTATGGATCGCAGGAGCAACATCTGATATACTATCAGTTATAATTACACTCATCGTATTTGTTAAGACATCAAAGGATTTAATGGGAAATGGAAAAGAACAAAAAGTTATTTTAGAAAATTAA
- a CDS encoding nucleoside recognition domain-containing protein, whose protein sequence is MINYIWFFLIFFGILVGLLTGNGELISKAIISSSGNTVTFIIELTGIMCFWCGVMKVAENSGLTEKLSKLLKPILKRIFKEAAKDERALGAIVMNLTANMMGLSNAATPFGIKAMEEMDRLNSDKETASNDMALFLVLNATCIQLVPSTIISIRAACNSVNPGIIILPTIASTATAAIVGVICCKILQKYF, encoded by the coding sequence ATGATAAATTATATTTGGTTTTTTCTAATATTTTTTGGAATTCTAGTTGGATTATTGACTGGAAATGGAGAGCTTATTTCCAAAGCAATAATTAGTTCGTCAGGTAATACTGTAACTTTTATAATTGAACTTACAGGAATAATGTGCTTTTGGTGTGGAGTTATGAAGGTTGCTGAAAATAGCGGACTCACTGAAAAATTATCAAAGTTATTAAAGCCTATTCTTAAAAGAATTTTTAAAGAGGCTGCAAAGGATGAAAGGGCTTTAGGTGCTATTGTTATGAATCTTACTGCTAATATGATGGGATTGTCAAATGCAGCAACCCCTTTTGGAATAAAGGCGATGGAAGAAATGGATAGACTTAATTCAGATAAAGAAACAGCCTCAAATGATATGGCGCTTTTTCTTGTCTTAAATGCTACATGTATACAGTTAGTTCCATCGACGATAATATCTATAAGAGCAGCATGTAATTCGGTTAATCCTGGAATAATAATTTTACCCACTATAGCATCAACAGCAACAGCTGCAATAGTTGGAGTAATATGCTGCAAGATATTACAGAAATACTTTTAG
- a CDS encoding spore maturation protein, with amino-acid sequence MFNYLSKSIIPIIFLIIITYGMFKGRKVYEWFIEGAKDGLMVTLRIFPYLLAMIIAVQVFREAKLMDLLNNLIAPLANLIGLPKDLIPLLIIKPLSGSGAIGVFTDIIKSLGPDTRTGLIASVVMGSTETIFYTITVYFGAIKVKKIRHTLWAAVFADATAIIMAIFMVNICF; translated from the coding sequence ATGTTTAATTACTTAAGTAAAAGCATAATACCAATAATATTTTTAATTATAATAACATATGGTATGTTCAAAGGAAGAAAGGTTTATGAATGGTTTATAGAGGGTGCTAAGGACGGATTGATGGTAACCTTAAGAATATTTCCATATCTTTTAGCTATGATAATTGCAGTGCAAGTATTTAGAGAGGCAAAATTAATGGATTTACTAAATAATCTAATTGCTCCACTTGCAAATTTAATAGGATTACCTAAAGATCTAATACCATTACTAATAATAAAACCACTGTCAGGAAGTGGTGCAATTGGTGTGTTTACAGATATAATAAAAAGTTTAGGACCAGATACAAGAACAGGTCTTATAGCGTCAGTTGTAATGGGAAGCACAGAAACTATATTTTATACAATTACAGTGTATTTTGGAGCAATTAAGGTAAAAAAGATAAGGCATACTTTATGGGCAGCAGTATTTGCTGATGCAACAGCAATAATTATGGCTATATTTATGGTAAATATATGTTTTTAA
- a CDS encoding aminopeptidase P family protein gives MNKDTYIENRSKLMNSVEDNSVMILFAGKPAKKTGDEFYQFTPDKNFYYLTGIQEDGHLVVLSKYNNIVSEKLFLTDLDLDKEMWSGKTLRDFEGKEISGINDVSYMKEFTSYLNVLIKGKEKVNLYLDLDREEFEESDSVSNRFAKEIISKYPHINIKNFTSIIAPLRMVKSENEIKEMRKAIEITIEGVKSLMKNVKAGMKEYEIEAYFDFECKTRGVKDYAFRTIAAAGKNATILHYVDNNSELKDGDLILFDLGAQWNLYNADITRAFPINGKFTQRQKEVYEAVLRVNKAVIERIKPGVDSRELNVWAKDLIAQECIGLGLIKEKSEVNRYYWHKIGHSLGLDTHDLGILGREFTFAEGMVFTVEPGIYIAEENIGIRIEDDILVTKDGCEVLTKNMIKEIDEIEEFMK, from the coding sequence ATGAATAAAGATACTTATATAGAAAACAGAAGCAAACTTATGAATAGTGTAGAAGATAATTCAGTAATGATATTATTTGCAGGTAAACCAGCTAAAAAGACTGGAGATGAATTCTATCAATTTACTCCAGATAAGAACTTTTATTATTTAACAGGAATACAAGAAGACGGACATTTGGTTGTATTATCTAAATATAATAATATAGTAAGTGAAAAGTTATTTTTGACAGATTTAGATTTGGATAAAGAAATGTGGAGTGGAAAAACATTAAGAGATTTTGAGGGAAAAGAGATATCTGGAATAAATGATGTATCTTATATGAAGGAGTTTACTTCCTACCTAAATGTATTAATAAAGGGAAAAGAAAAAGTTAATTTGTATCTAGATTTGGATAGAGAAGAGTTTGAAGAAAGTGATTCTGTATCAAATAGATTTGCAAAAGAGATTATTAGTAAGTATCCACATATTAATATAAAGAATTTTACAAGTATAATTGCACCTCTAAGAATGGTTAAGTCTGAGAATGAGATAAAAGAAATGAGGAAAGCAATAGAAATAACTATTGAAGGTGTAAAGTCTTTAATGAAAAATGTGAAGGCTGGAATGAAGGAATATGAAATCGAGGCTTATTTTGATTTTGAATGCAAAACAAGAGGCGTTAAAGATTATGCTTTTAGGACAATAGCAGCAGCAGGGAAAAATGCAACAATACTTCATTATGTAGATAATAACAGTGAGTTAAAAGATGGAGATTTAATTCTATTTGATCTTGGAGCTCAATGGAATTTATATAATGCAGATATAACAAGGGCATTCCCTATAAATGGTAAGTTCACTCAAAGACAAAAGGAAGTTTATGAAGCTGTACTTAGAGTTAATAAAGCAGTAATTGAAAGAATAAAGCCTGGAGTGGATTCAAGAGAATTAAATGTATGGGCTAAAGATTTAATTGCACAAGAATGTATTGGATTAGGGCTTATAAAAGAAAAATCAGAAGTTAACAGATATTATTGGCATAAAATAGGTCACAGTTTAGGCCTAGATACTCATGATTTAGGTATACTTGGTAGAGAATTTACATTTGCAGAAGGAATGGTATTTACAGTGGAACCAGGTATATATATAGCTGAAGAAAATATAGGCATAAGAATTGAAGATGATATTTTAGTTACTAAAGATGGATGTGAAGTTTTAACAAAGAACATGATTAAGGAAATTGATGAAATCGAAGAATTCATGAAATAA
- a CDS encoding aminopeptidase P family protein, protein MRVSERIQKLREIMKKENIDYYIVPSEDFHQSEYVAECFKSRAYITGFTGSAGTALIGMEKAILWTDGRYFIQANEQLKDSGVELFKMRIPGWPTLEEWLMENMMDGQTLGFDGRVLSVNQYKEILKIKENKNINIVMNKDLIEQVWEDKPKMPKEKVFLHEVKYCGKTANEKIQEVRNEMKKLCGKSYIISSLDDIAWIFNIRGNDVKYTPVTLAYALIDEEKAVLYIDREKISSADEKTLTKEGIIIKNYEDIFEDIKEVQDSVILDPSKISAYIYNQINKRIKKIEEINITTKLKAIKNKKEIENLKNCQLKDGVAMVRFIKWIKEGLDKEDITEITLAEKLCDFRSQGDLFIEESFGTIAGYKEHAAMMHYSATEESAYKLEKEGILLVDSGGQYFDGTTDITRSIVLGKLTEEEKRDFTLVLKAHISLMKAKFLKGTTGSNIDILSRRVLWEEGIDYKCGTGHGVGFCLSVHEGPQTIRPVPNTIELEPGMILTNEPGIYREGKHGIRTENIMLVVEDERNAEFGEFYKFETMSYCPIDLGGINVELLTEDEKEWLNNYHKETYDKLSPFLSDSEKQFLKESTKEI, encoded by the coding sequence ATGAGAGTATCAGAAAGAATACAAAAATTAAGAGAAATAATGAAAAAAGAGAATATAGATTATTATATAGTGCCAAGTGAAGATTTTCATCAAAGTGAATATGTGGCTGAATGTTTTAAGTCTAGAGCATATATAACAGGATTTACTGGTTCAGCAGGAACAGCATTGATCGGAATGGAAAAAGCAATACTATGGACAGATGGAAGATACTTTATACAAGCCAATGAACAATTAAAAGATTCTGGAGTAGAGCTTTTTAAGATGAGAATTCCTGGATGGCCGACTTTAGAAGAGTGGTTGATGGAAAATATGATGGATGGCCAAACTTTAGGTTTTGATGGAAGAGTATTATCGGTTAATCAATATAAAGAAATTCTAAAAATAAAAGAAAATAAAAATATAAACATAGTAATGAATAAAGACTTAATTGAACAAGTATGGGAAGATAAACCTAAAATGCCTAAAGAAAAAGTTTTTTTGCATGAAGTAAAGTATTGCGGAAAAACTGCAAATGAAAAGATTCAAGAAGTAAGAAATGAAATGAAAAAGCTATGTGGAAAGTCATATATAATATCATCATTAGATGATATAGCATGGATTTTTAATATTAGAGGAAATGATGTAAAGTATACACCAGTAACTTTAGCATATGCATTAATTGATGAAGAGAAAGCTGTGCTATACATAGATAGAGAAAAGATATCATCTGCTGATGAAAAAACATTAACTAAAGAAGGCATAATAATAAAAAATTATGAGGATATATTTGAAGATATAAAAGAAGTACAAGATAGTGTTATATTAGACCCAAGTAAAATAAGTGCGTATATATACAATCAGATTAATAAAAGAATAAAGAAGATAGAAGAAATAAATATAACTACAAAATTAAAGGCCATAAAGAATAAGAAGGAAATAGAAAATCTTAAAAATTGTCAACTTAAAGATGGAGTTGCAATGGTAAGGTTTATTAAGTGGATCAAAGAAGGTCTAGATAAGGAAGATATAACAGAGATCACCTTAGCGGAAAAGTTATGCGATTTTAGGAGTCAAGGAGATTTATTTATTGAGGAAAGCTTTGGAACAATTGCAGGATATAAAGAACATGCAGCGATGATGCATTATTCTGCAACAGAAGAAAGTGCATATAAGTTAGAAAAAGAAGGAATATTGTTAGTCGATAGCGGTGGACAATATTTTGATGGGACTACAGATATAACACGTAGCATTGTTTTGGGAAAATTAACTGAAGAAGAAAAACGAGATTTTACGCTGGTTCTAAAAGCACATATCAGCCTTATGAAAGCAAAATTTTTAAAAGGAACTACAGGATCCAATATAGATATTTTAAGTAGAAGAGTTTTATGGGAAGAAGGAATAGATTACAAATGTGGAACAGGTCATGGGGTTGGATTCTGCTTAAGCGTTCACGAAGGTCCACAAACAATAAGGCCAGTACCGAATACAATAGAATTAGAACCGGGAATGATATTAACTAATGAGCCAGGAATATATAGAGAAGGCAAACATGGAATAAGGACAGAAAATATTATGCTAGTTGTTGAGGACGAAAGAAATGCTGAGTTTGGAGAATTTTATAAATTTGAAACCATGTCATATTGTCCAATAGACTTAGGTGGAATCAATGTTGAATTGCTGACAGAGGATGAAAAAGAATGGTTAAATAATTATCATAAAGAGACTTATGATAAATTAAGTCCATTCTTAAGTGATAGTGAAAAACAATTTCTTAAGGAATCAACTAAGGAAATATAA
- the metG gene encoding methionine--tRNA ligase: MCTDCKKTYYITTPIYYPSTKLHIGNTYTTVAADALARFKRLTGYDVMFLTGTDEHGQKIQRIAEEKGITPKQHVDEVVAGIKDLWRMMNISYDKFIRTTDDYHIKAVQDIFKKLYDQGDIYKSSYEGWYCTPCESFWTDTQLVNGNCPDCGRPVEKSKEEAYFFKMSKYADKLIKYIEDHPEFIQPESRKNEMLNNFLRPGLQDLCVSRTSFNWGVPVTFDESHVVYVWIDALSNYITALGYGQENKDLYNKYWPADVHLIGKDILRFHTIYWPIMLMALDLPLPKQVFGHGWLLVDGGKMSKSKGNVVDPVVLVNEFGVDPVRYYLLKEIPFGADGLFNNEIFIKKINSDLCNDLGNLLSRTVAMVEKYFGGEMPAQDEKEAIDDELINLALSAPAKIEEAINELNIPQALEYVFELIRRANKYIDETTPWILAKDESKKARLGTVLYNLAESLRFASVMISAFLPETSKKINEQINTTEISWESLKSFDGIKAGTKVVKADNLFPRIDVDKKLEELEALKAAQTPAKREITPIKEEITIDDFEKVDLRVVKVLACEPIKGAKKLLKLKVDLGGEERQVVSGISKFYKPEEIVGKNVVLVANLKPVKLRGELSQGMILCAATDDDSILKAVDPGEIPTGSIVR, encoded by the coding sequence ATGTGTACAGATTGTAAAAAAACATATTATATTACGACACCAATTTATTATCCATCAACAAAGCTTCATATAGGTAATACCTATACAACTGTAGCTGCTGATGCTTTAGCAAGATTTAAGAGATTAACAGGCTATGATGTAATGTTCTTAACAGGAACAGATGAACATGGTCAAAAGATCCAAAGAATAGCTGAAGAAAAGGGAATCACACCAAAACAACATGTAGATGAAGTTGTTGCTGGTATTAAAGATCTTTGGCGCATGATGAATATAAGTTATGATAAGTTCATTAGAACTACTGATGATTATCATATTAAAGCTGTTCAAGATATATTTAAGAAATTATATGATCAAGGAGATATATATAAGAGTTCTTATGAAGGTTGGTATTGCACACCTTGTGAATCTTTCTGGACTGATACACAATTAGTAAATGGAAATTGCCCTGATTGCGGAAGACCAGTTGAAAAATCAAAGGAGGAAGCATATTTCTTCAAGATGAGCAAGTATGCTGATAAGTTAATCAAATATATTGAAGACCATCCAGAGTTCATTCAACCAGAATCAAGAAAAAATGAAATGCTAAATAATTTCTTAAGACCAGGTCTTCAAGATCTTTGTGTTTCAAGAACAAGCTTTAACTGGGGAGTACCTGTAACTTTTGATGAAAGTCATGTTGTATATGTTTGGATTGATGCATTATCAAACTATATTACTGCCCTTGGATATGGCCAAGAAAATAAAGATTTATATAATAAATACTGGCCAGCAGATGTACATCTAATAGGAAAAGATATTTTAAGATTCCATACTATTTATTGGCCAATAATGTTAATGGCGCTAGATCTACCTCTTCCAAAGCAAGTTTTCGGTCATGGATGGCTACTTGTTGATGGTGGGAAAATGTCAAAATCTAAAGGTAATGTAGTAGATCCAGTTGTTCTTGTAAATGAATTTGGAGTTGATCCTGTAAGATATTATTTATTAAAAGAAATTCCATTTGGAGCAGATGGATTATTTAATAATGAAATATTTATAAAGAAAATAAATTCAGACCTTTGTAATGATTTAGGTAATCTTTTATCAAGAACAGTTGCAATGGTTGAAAAATATTTTGGTGGAGAAATGCCAGCTCAAGATGAAAAAGAAGCTATTGATGATGAATTAATAAATTTAGCATTATCAGCACCAGCTAAAATTGAGGAGGCAATAAACGAATTAAATATACCTCAAGCTTTAGAATATGTTTTTGAATTAATAAGAAGAGCAAACAAATATATAGATGAAACAACTCCATGGATATTAGCTAAAGATGAAAGTAAAAAGGCTAGACTTGGAACAGTTCTTTATAATTTAGCCGAAAGCTTAAGATTTGCATCAGTAATGATTTCAGCATTCTTGCCAGAAACATCTAAGAAGATTAATGAGCAAATTAATACTACAGAAATTTCATGGGAATCATTAAAGTCATTTGATGGAATTAAGGCAGGAACTAAGGTAGTAAAGGCTGACAACTTATTCCCAAGAATAGATGTAGATAAGAAATTAGAAGAATTAGAAGCTTTAAAGGCTGCTCAAACACCAGCTAAGAGAGAAATTACACCTATAAAAGAAGAAATAACAATAGATGATTTTGAAAAGGTTGATTTAAGAGTAGTAAAAGTATTAGCATGTGAACCAATAAAGGGAGCTAAGAAATTATTAAAATTAAAAGTTGATTTAGGTGGAGAAGAAAGACAAGTGGTTTCTGGAATATCTAAGTTTTATAAACCAGAAGAAATAGTAGGTAAAAATGTAGTTTTAGTTGCTAACTTAAAGCCAGTAAAACTTAGAGGCGAATTATCACAAGGAATGATTTTATGTGCTGCAACAGATGATGACAGTATATTAAAAGCAGTGGATCCAGGTGAGATTCCAACAGGTAGCATTGTAAGATAA
- a CDS encoding TatD family hydrolase, whose translation MNQKFKIIDSHAHYDDEAFNEDRESLLNEINQNGVIGILNCASSYDSLKTTDQLTKDHNFVFGALGIHPENANEMKGDTLDEIKSYIKNNDKIVAIGEIGLDYYWDENPPKDIQKDVFRSHMNLAKELNYPVVIHDRDAHQDTLEIIKEFPEVTGVVHCFSGSVEFARECVKLGYYIGITGVVTFKNAKKVVEVVREIPLEKILVETDCPYMAPEPNRGKRNKSDYIEYIITKIAEIKNIDPYEANLRFNENFFRLIRKEK comes from the coding sequence ATGAATCAAAAATTTAAAATAATAGATAGTCATGCTCATTATGATGATGAAGCTTTTAATGAAGATAGGGAATCCTTGCTAAATGAAATTAATCAAAATGGAGTTATTGGAATCCTAAATTGCGCATCATCATATGATAGTTTAAAAACAACAGATCAACTAACTAAAGATCATAATTTTGTCTTTGGAGCTTTAGGAATACATCCGGAAAATGCGAATGAGATGAAAGGCGATACACTAGATGAAATTAAATCTTATATTAAGAATAATGACAAAATAGTAGCTATTGGGGAGATTGGATTAGACTATTATTGGGATGAAAATCCACCTAAAGATATTCAAAAGGATGTATTTAGAAGCCATATGAATTTAGCTAAAGAACTAAATTATCCAGTTGTTATTCATGATAGAGATGCACATCAAGACACATTAGAAATAATTAAGGAATTTCCAGAAGTTACAGGTGTAGTTCACTGTTTTTCAGGAAGTGTAGAATTTGCAAGGGAATGCGTAAAACTAGGATATTATATAGGAATAACAGGTGTTGTTACATTTAAAAATGCAAAAAAAGTTGTTGAAGTAGTTAGAGAAATCCCTTTAGAAAAAATACTTGTAGAAACTGATTGCCCGTATATGGCACCTGAACCAAACAGAGGAAAGAGAAATAAATCAGACTATATTGAATATATAATAACTAAGATAGCAGAAATTAAGAATATTGACCCTTATGAGGCAAATTTGAGATTTAACGAGAATTTTTTTAGATTGATAAGAAAGGAAAAATAA